One Microbispora sp. ZYX-F-249 genomic window carries:
- a CDS encoding serine/threonine-protein kinase, whose translation MNQDDRLGPYRLLRRLGEGGMGVVHLALDPQGRQVAVKVLRSEVAGDDVARRRLSREVETMRRVRGPNIAEVVDADVTGRRPYIVTRYVPGRPLDEVVKNDGPLPLGALLKVAVGVAQALAAVHAAGVIHRDLKPGNVLMLDGQPVLIDFGIAQAVDATRLTQTGMFIGTPGYLAPEIIEGHEAGPQVDVHAWAGTVLYAATGQPPFGKGTLEMIFFNITSGRANVDAAPAPIQPMLRAAFNRDPARRPTAAELVRQLARLMPQTPGGRPRVPDEITTVPNVDDTSGQQVPGFGSPGGPPTGGAPVAGPNVPGRPVAGGPSTGSPVPPVTPPVAPVATPPVTPSPAGGRAEEFVSLLRETPQGGQPGDPFPTVRVTGEDLRRAGLGPSAPPESPAQGQVHGQAHGPAQGPAEGDIPTRMPPPRTTGPSAFPGAPGAGPAPGTGPGGPPGPPRAQPDEWPTPMLRPEGDIPTRRVTSEEVRQAVTGEAMGPRGTASPQQGAGEHGDAAARERALFGSVPEIYERTPHIHQPNPAPFMPTVRVPPPTVPPMPFPSGGLLQRSKAYGVTSALLLVVMTSAAVIAPLLVCLVAVPVAVLLRAADMAQPHLNSRRPAGAAAADVLRVLSRPAELVKSIGVTIALVPYALVLGLPVTLLLTVLLGGTPTLRIAALSWGTATALWTICAGPGVVGPGRQMRRTLASLVPGAGAAKGLAWGIGALAALTAAIALSSLLGKQTAGHFWGPIDVWSIQERLEDLRNQAGNG comes from the coding sequence ATGAATCAGGACGACCGACTGGGCCCGTACCGGCTGCTGAGGCGGCTCGGTGAGGGCGGCATGGGCGTGGTTCACCTCGCCCTCGACCCGCAGGGCAGGCAGGTGGCCGTCAAGGTCCTGCGCTCGGAGGTGGCGGGCGACGACGTCGCGCGCAGACGTCTGTCGCGCGAGGTCGAGACCATGCGGCGGGTGCGCGGGCCGAACATCGCGGAGGTCGTGGACGCCGACGTCACCGGGCGCAGGCCGTACATCGTCACCCGCTACGTGCCGGGACGGCCGCTCGACGAGGTCGTCAAGAACGACGGGCCGCTGCCCCTCGGCGCCCTGCTCAAGGTGGCCGTCGGGGTGGCTCAGGCCCTCGCCGCCGTGCACGCCGCGGGGGTCATCCACCGCGACCTGAAGCCGGGCAACGTGCTGATGCTGGACGGCCAGCCGGTGCTGATCGACTTCGGCATCGCCCAGGCGGTCGACGCCACCCGGCTCACCCAGACCGGCATGTTCATCGGCACGCCCGGCTACCTCGCCCCGGAGATCATCGAGGGCCACGAGGCCGGGCCGCAGGTGGACGTGCACGCGTGGGCGGGCACCGTGCTCTACGCCGCCACCGGCCAGCCGCCGTTCGGCAAGGGCACGCTGGAGATGATCTTCTTCAACATCACCTCCGGCCGGGCCAACGTCGATGCGGCCCCCGCGCCGATCCAGCCGATGCTGCGCGCCGCGTTCAACCGCGACCCGGCCAGGCGGCCGACGGCGGCCGAGCTCGTGCGGCAGCTCGCGCGGCTCATGCCTCAGACTCCGGGCGGCAGGCCCCGGGTGCCCGACGAGATCACCACGGTGCCCAACGTCGACGACACGAGCGGCCAGCAGGTGCCCGGCTTCGGCTCTCCGGGCGGTCCGCCCACCGGTGGCGCACCGGTGGCGGGCCCGAACGTCCCGGGCCGGCCCGTCGCCGGCGGGCCGTCCACCGGGTCGCCGGTGCCGCCGGTCACTCCGCCGGTGGCCCCCGTGGCGACGCCGCCGGTCACCCCGTCCCCGGCGGGCGGCCGGGCCGAGGAGTTCGTCTCGCTGCTGCGCGAGACGCCCCAGGGCGGCCAGCCCGGCGACCCTTTCCCGACCGTACGGGTGACCGGAGAGGACCTGCGCAGGGCGGGCCTCGGGCCGTCCGCGCCGCCCGAGAGCCCGGCACAGGGCCAGGTGCATGGCCAGGCACATGGTCCGGCTCAGGGCCCCGCGGAGGGCGACATCCCGACCCGGATGCCCCCGCCCCGCACCACCGGCCCGTCCGCGTTCCCGGGCGCTCCCGGCGCCGGCCCGGCTCCCGGCACCGGCCCCGGCGGGCCGCCCGGGCCGCCGCGCGCCCAGCCGGACGAGTGGCCGACGCCGATGCTGCGCCCGGAGGGTGACATCCCCACGCGCCGGGTGACCTCCGAGGAGGTGCGCCAGGCCGTCACCGGCGAGGCGATGGGACCGCGCGGCACGGCGTCCCCTCAGCAGGGGGCCGGCGAGCACGGGGACGCGGCGGCGCGTGAGCGGGCCCTGTTCGGGAGCGTGCCGGAGATCTACGAGCGGACGCCGCACATCCACCAGCCGAACCCCGCGCCGTTCATGCCGACGGTGCGGGTGCCGCCGCCGACCGTGCCGCCCATGCCGTTCCCGTCCGGGGGCCTGCTGCAGCGCTCGAAGGCGTACGGCGTGACGAGCGCGCTGCTGCTCGTCGTGATGACGTCTGCCGCGGTCATTGCGCCGCTGCTGGTGTGCCTGGTGGCCGTGCCGGTCGCTGTGCTGCTGCGGGCCGCCGACATGGCCCAGCCGCACCTCAACTCCCGCCGCCCGGCCGGTGCCGCGGCGGCCGACGTGCTGCGCGTGCTGAGCCGGCCCGCGGAGCTCGTCAAGTCGATCGGCGTCACGATCGCGCTCGTGCCGTACGCGCTGGTCCTCGGGCTGCCGGTGACGCTGCTGCTCACCGTCCTGCTCGGCGGCACGCCCACGCTCCGGATCGCGGCGCTGAGCTGGGGGACCGCGACGGCGCTGTGGACGATTTGCGCCGGGCCCGGAGTGGTCGGCCCGGGCAGGCAGATGCGGCGGACGCTCGCCTCGCTGGTGCCCGGCGCGGGAGCGGCCAAGGGCCTCGCCTGGGGGATCGGCGCACTCGCGGCGCTGACGGCGGCGATCGCACTCTCCAGCCTCCTGGGTAAACAGACAGCAGGGCACTTCTGGGGCCCGATCGACGTTTGGTCAATACAGGAACGGCTGGAAGACCTGCGTAACCAGGCGGGGAATGGGTGA
- a CDS encoding M55 family metallopeptidase — protein MGGTMKIYLSVDMEGVTGLTDPEEMHLGGRGYERGCELMTGDANAVVQGAFDAGAASVLVNDAHGSTKNLRIDLLDERATLVRGPGKPHRMGQGLAPDMAAACFAGYHARAGVPHGVLNHTWMGKEIHNVYLNGEICGETRLVAGFAGSMGVPVALVTGDEAVCEEAGELLGDVETVAVKKGIDKFSAELLPPAVAWRRIREATARALGRLPDFRPYVVEPPYTLGVEWNSTAIAAACSIVPGVRLAGPRHTEFSTDDYHEIMALFGIFSMIGGQVACGSGRYG, from the coding sequence GTGGGGGGAACGATGAAGATCTACCTGTCGGTGGACATGGAGGGGGTCACCGGGCTGACCGACCCCGAGGAGATGCACCTCGGGGGCCGGGGGTACGAGCGGGGCTGCGAGCTGATGACCGGGGACGCCAACGCGGTCGTCCAGGGCGCCTTCGACGCGGGCGCCGCGTCCGTGCTGGTGAACGACGCGCACGGATCCACCAAGAACCTCAGGATCGACCTGCTGGACGAGCGGGCCACCCTGGTCAGGGGCCCGGGCAAGCCGCACCGCATGGGGCAGGGCCTGGCGCCCGACATGGCCGCCGCCTGCTTCGCGGGCTACCACGCGCGCGCGGGCGTGCCGCACGGGGTGCTCAACCACACGTGGATGGGCAAGGAGATCCACAACGTCTACCTGAACGGCGAGATCTGCGGCGAGACCCGGCTCGTGGCGGGCTTCGCGGGCTCGATGGGCGTGCCGGTCGCGCTCGTCACCGGCGACGAGGCGGTGTGCGAGGAGGCCGGGGAACTGCTCGGCGACGTCGAGACGGTGGCCGTGAAGAAGGGCATCGACAAGTTCTCCGCCGAGCTGCTGCCCCCGGCGGTCGCCTGGCGGCGCATCCGCGAGGCCACGGCGCGCGCCCTGGGCCGGCTGCCGGACTTCCGGCCCTACGTGGTCGAGCCGCCGTACACGCTGGGCGTGGAGTGGAACTCCACCGCCATCGCCGCGGCCTGCTCGATCGTGCCCGGCGTGCGGCTCGCCGGGCCCCGGCACACCGAGTTCAGCACGGACGACTACCACGAGATCATGGCGTTGTTCGGTATCTTTTCCATGATCGGCGGTCAGGTGGCCTGCGGCAGCGGCCGGTACGGCTGA
- a CDS encoding helix-turn-helix transcriptional regulator has translation MLYGRSVETAAIDDLIDRARKGSGGALVLRGEAGAGKTALLDQAASRGGPMRVLRTTGVEAEADLAFAALHQLLLPVTGLLDALPEPQAEAVRGALGLAPAGSGDRFLLAAGVLSLLAEAAAPDGLICVVDDFQWLDRPSADALLFAARRLGTEPIAMPLAVRGDMPVKGLPSLEIAGLAGPAAAELLDAGFTLAAQVRRDLVALTGGNPLALRETARLLTPAQRAGREPLPDPLPGGAQLFGDRVAALSAGARLTALLAAVESDVDLVLRAAARLGAGEAALPELESAGLVAVSGTHVRFRHPLIRSAVHETASPAGRREAHAALAELSGGDRRAWHLAGAALGQDEPVAAALALAAERDRDRGGYGAAATALTRAAELTPEPLVRAGRLKDAAVAAWLGGRPGQAESLLAEAREFAGTDAALTMEIAQLRGRFELNSGDAAEAVRILSAGDSLDMLADAAEAASYAGDTAAIVDIGRRAAAFPEGFLRDVLAGIGATLAGGDGHDLLRRALGRTGELREAAEFLWASAAASHLGEVDLSAELAERAGRVARVSGMTGQLPVVLEFVATADRLAGRLADSRAVSEEGLELAREAGYVNTVAAHLANLAAVAALRGEEKPCARYAGEALAIAVPHRVGLRAGLAAYALAMLDLCLGRFAAAHDRFTAIAAAGPGAGHPTVVWRSTPDRIEAAVGAGDADAARAALEAYERWSAHAGTAESRALLARCRGLVLPDDRAVDALGEASRLHANPFEAARTGLLLGERLRRTHRPGEARAHLRAAYETFRRAGAAPWARRAHDELRAAGESLRQEKDAPPAPEVAPDVRGTALDALTPQELRIATLVAEGATSKEIAARLFLSPRTVEYHLYKIYPKLGITSRTELARLVVLRKAQ, from the coding sequence GTGCTGTACGGCAGATCGGTGGAAACGGCCGCGATCGACGACCTGATCGATCGGGCGCGGAAGGGCTCCGGAGGCGCGCTGGTGCTGCGCGGCGAGGCGGGCGCCGGCAAGACGGCGCTGCTCGACCAGGCGGCCTCCAGGGGCGGCCCCATGCGCGTGCTGCGGACCACGGGAGTGGAGGCGGAGGCCGATCTGGCGTTCGCCGCCCTGCACCAGTTGCTGCTGCCGGTGACCGGGCTGCTCGACGCGCTGCCCGAACCACAGGCCGAGGCCGTGCGCGGCGCGCTCGGGCTGGCCCCGGCCGGTTCCGGCGATCGGTTCCTGCTCGCGGCCGGGGTGCTGTCGCTGCTGGCCGAGGCCGCCGCACCGGACGGGCTGATCTGCGTCGTCGACGACTTCCAGTGGCTGGACCGGCCGTCGGCCGACGCCCTGCTGTTCGCCGCCAGGCGGCTCGGCACCGAGCCGATCGCGATGCCCCTGGCCGTACGCGGCGACATGCCGGTGAAGGGCCTGCCCTCGCTGGAGATCGCCGGGCTGGCCGGACCCGCCGCCGCCGAACTGCTCGACGCCGGTTTCACCCTCGCGGCGCAGGTCCGGCGCGACCTCGTGGCGCTGACCGGGGGCAACCCGCTGGCGCTGCGCGAGACCGCCCGGCTGCTCACCCCCGCCCAGCGGGCGGGCCGGGAGCCGCTGCCCGATCCCCTGCCCGGCGGCGCCCAGCTCTTCGGCGACCGGGTGGCCGCACTGTCGGCGGGGGCACGGCTGACCGCCCTGCTCGCGGCGGTCGAGAGCGACGTCGACCTGGTGCTGCGGGCCGCCGCCCGGCTGGGCGCGGGCGAGGCCGCGCTGCCCGAGCTCGAGTCCGCCGGGCTCGTCGCCGTGTCCGGGACGCACGTGCGGTTCCGCCACCCGCTGATCCGGTCGGCGGTGCACGAGACGGCGTCCCCCGCCGGACGCCGCGAGGCGCACGCGGCGCTGGCCGAGCTGTCCGGCGGGGACCGGCGGGCCTGGCACCTGGCCGGGGCCGCGCTCGGTCAGGACGAGCCGGTCGCCGCCGCGCTCGCGCTCGCCGCGGAGCGTGACCGGGACCGGGGCGGATACGGCGCCGCCGCCACCGCCCTGACCAGAGCCGCCGAGCTCACCCCCGAACCGCTCGTGCGCGCCGGGCGGCTCAAGGACGCCGCCGTGGCCGCCTGGCTCGGCGGGCGTCCCGGCCAGGCGGAGTCCCTGCTGGCCGAGGCCCGTGAGTTCGCCGGGACGGACGCCGCGCTGACCATGGAGATCGCCCAGCTGCGGGGGCGGTTCGAGCTGAACTCCGGCGACGCCGCCGAGGCCGTGCGGATCCTGTCGGCGGGCGACAGCCTGGACATGCTGGCCGACGCCGCGGAGGCCGCGTCGTACGCCGGCGACACGGCCGCGATCGTCGACATCGGGCGGCGGGCGGCGGCCTTCCCCGAGGGGTTCCTGCGCGACGTGCTCGCCGGCATCGGCGCGACGCTCGCCGGCGGCGACGGGCACGACCTGCTCAGGCGGGCGCTCGGCCGTACGGGTGAGCTGCGCGAGGCGGCCGAGTTCCTGTGGGCGTCGGCGGCGGCCAGCCATCTGGGCGAGGTGGACCTGTCCGCCGAGCTGGCCGAGCGGGCCGGTCGGGTCGCCAGGGTCTCCGGGATGACGGGCCAGCTGCCCGTGGTGCTGGAGTTCGTCGCCACCGCCGACCGGCTGGCCGGGCGCCTGGCGGACAGCCGCGCCGTCTCGGAGGAGGGCCTGGAGCTGGCCCGCGAGGCCGGATACGTCAACACGGTGGCCGCGCACCTGGCCAACCTCGCGGCCGTGGCGGCCCTGCGCGGCGAGGAGAAGCCCTGCGCCCGGTACGCCGGGGAGGCGCTGGCCATCGCCGTCCCGCACCGGGTGGGCCTGCGCGCCGGGCTCGCGGCCTACGCCCTGGCCATGCTCGACCTGTGCCTGGGCCGGTTCGCCGCCGCGCACGACCGGTTCACCGCGATCGCCGCCGCGGGCCCCGGCGCCGGTCATCCGACCGTGGTCTGGCGGAGCACGCCGGACCGGATCGAGGCCGCCGTCGGCGCGGGCGACGCGGACGCCGCCCGGGCGGCGCTGGAGGCGTACGAGCGCTGGTCGGCCCACGCGGGGACGGCCGAGTCCCGGGCGCTGCTGGCCCGGTGCCGCGGGCTGGTCCTGCCCGACGACCGGGCCGTCGACGCGCTCGGCGAGGCGTCGCGGCTGCACGCCAACCCGTTCGAGGCGGCCAGGACGGGACTGCTGCTGGGCGAGCGGCTGCGCCGTACGCACCGGCCGGGAGAGGCCAGGGCGCACCTGCGCGCGGCGTACGAGACGTTCCGGCGGGCGGGAGCCGCCCCGTGGGCGCGGCGCGCCCACGACGAGCTGCGCGCGGCGGGCGAGAGCCTCCGGCAGGAGAAGGACGCGCCGCCGGCTCCCGAGGTGGCGCCGGACGTGCGGGGCACGGCGCTGGACGCGCTCACCCCGCAGGAACTGCGCATCGCCACCCTGGTGGCGGAGGGCGCGACCAGCAAGGAGATCGCCGCCCGGCTGTTCCTCAGCCCGCGCACGGTCGAATACCACCTGTACAAGATCTATCCGAAGCTCGGCATCACCTCACGTACTGAGCTGGCGCGGCTGGTGGTTCTGCGGAAGGCCCAGTAG
- a CDS encoding flavin monoamine oxidase family protein, which translates to MTRDRTGALTRRAFLVGVGAAGGAGAMYAAMGALGLAPDHQPKDYTPPSRSDFALSGRGAGSVVILGAGIAGLATAYELGKAGYDCTILEARDRVGGRSVTLRGGDRLPELSGETQEARFGEGVYFNAGPARIAQWMVTLDYCRELGVPIELFVNENSGAYVYNHGMKAPVRARTARADTYGYISELLAKATRTGALDRRLSAADKDRLLHFLSEFGDIGKRYVYAGSERRGFATYPGAGAGVPLGGPPALSEVLGYGLGRSIAFPFGFEQAMPMFQPVGGMDAIAVALAGAVGRDRIRTSVEVKKVTNLPDGVEVEHTGGRTRADYCVAALPPHVLARIPGNLDARVVAALRTPTPVSAGKIGLEYRRRWWETDDRIYGGITETDLDIAHIWYPSYGFHGTRGLVVGYYNLDEDADAYGRLTHAERQRRALTQGKKIHGEKYRSELLSSVSIAWQRQPYIEGAWVAWPSYEGAFALLQEPAGRVYFAGDWLTHLIAWQAGALESARKVVTRLHERAVKEG; encoded by the coding sequence GTGACCCGTGACCGTACGGGGGCGCTGACACGGCGCGCCTTCCTGGTGGGGGTCGGCGCGGCCGGAGGCGCCGGGGCGATGTACGCCGCCATGGGCGCCCTCGGGCTCGCGCCGGACCATCAGCCGAAGGACTACACGCCGCCGAGCCGCTCCGACTTCGCGCTGAGCGGCAGGGGCGCCGGGTCGGTGGTGATCCTCGGCGCGGGGATCGCCGGCCTGGCCACCGCCTACGAGCTCGGCAAGGCGGGGTACGACTGCACGATCCTGGAGGCCAGGGACCGGGTCGGCGGGCGCAGTGTCACGCTGCGCGGCGGCGACCGGCTGCCCGAGCTGTCCGGTGAGACGCAGGAGGCGAGGTTCGGGGAGGGCGTCTACTTCAACGCCGGGCCGGCCCGGATCGCCCAGTGGATGGTCACCCTCGACTACTGCCGCGAGCTGGGCGTCCCCATCGAGTTGTTCGTCAACGAGAACTCCGGCGCCTACGTCTACAACCACGGGATGAAGGCTCCGGTGCGGGCCCGCACCGCGCGTGCCGACACCTACGGCTACATCAGCGAGCTGCTGGCCAAGGCCACGAGGACCGGCGCGCTGGACCGGCGGCTGTCGGCGGCGGACAAGGACCGCCTGCTCCACTTCCTGTCGGAGTTCGGCGACATCGGCAAGCGCTACGTCTACGCGGGGTCGGAGCGCAGGGGCTTCGCGACCTACCCCGGCGCCGGCGCGGGGGTGCCGCTCGGCGGCCCGCCGGCCCTGTCGGAGGTGCTCGGCTACGGACTCGGCCGCTCGATCGCGTTCCCGTTCGGCTTCGAGCAGGCCATGCCGATGTTCCAGCCGGTCGGCGGCATGGACGCCATCGCGGTCGCGCTGGCCGGCGCCGTCGGCCGCGACCGCATCCGCACCTCGGTCGAGGTGAAGAAGGTCACCAACCTGCCCGACGGCGTGGAGGTCGAGCACACGGGCGGTCGCACCCGCGCGGACTACTGCGTCGCGGCCCTGCCGCCGCACGTGCTCGCGCGGATCCCCGGCAACCTGGACGCCCGCGTCGTCGCCGCCCTGCGCACGCCCACCCCCGTGTCGGCCGGGAAGATCGGGCTGGAGTACCGCCGCCGCTGGTGGGAGACCGACGACCGCATCTACGGCGGCATCACCGAGACCGACCTGGACATCGCTCACATCTGGTACCCCTCGTACGGTTTCCACGGCACGCGCGGGCTGGTGGTCGGCTACTACAACCTCGACGAGGACGCCGACGCGTACGGCCGCCTCACCCACGCCGAGCGGCAGCGGCGGGCGCTCACGCAGGGCAAGAAGATCCACGGCGAGAAGTACCGGTCGGAGCTGCTGTCCAGCGTCTCGATCGCCTGGCAGCGGCAGCCGTACATCGAGGGCGCGTGGGTCGCCTGGCCCTCCTACGAGGGCGCCTTCGCACTCCTGCAGGAACCGGCCGGCCGGGTGTACTTCGCGGGCGACTGGCTCACCCATCTCATCGCCTGGCAGGCGGGGGCACTGGAGTCGGCCCGTAAGGTGGTCACCCGACTGCACGAGCGCGCCGTCAAGGAGGGCTGA
- a CDS encoding DUF6395 domain-containing protein: MRWTRDAEVWRLVFLLDAEDETTGACTDGHPIELRTNSCHVRTGAAGASPHPDLLAVAAWTVVAPWTRRRVTFDRPISPGLAEALRTGWGVDAGPVGADPRTGGRLAISYSGGADSMAVATMFPDAPFVHFQRVSHPRVPNRWTHYRSEVLAQLVHKTGREAHVVQSDLEFVLSRPRPGFPEHQAVTAGALLLADDLDLGGVAFGHELGSRWLGGERYTHRYSPDNPMWAADGPWGRLYAAAGLAMVLPAGGLSEPVTMRMAMESDLAHLVRWCLRGDLDGPCATCSKCLRKELILAAVERRPLNTPITSAMPAARKWQEPPPYGGQETIEYGCAHVPGIEETPFARAAEFLGATPESVRWLEHCYPPALREIPEPWRARVEAYVGEHIGLMTEDEARRVETWGER, translated from the coding sequence GTGCGATGGACACGTGACGCGGAGGTCTGGCGCCTGGTCTTCCTGCTCGACGCGGAGGACGAGACCACGGGAGCCTGCACCGACGGTCACCCGATCGAGCTGCGGACCAACTCCTGCCACGTGCGGACCGGCGCCGCCGGCGCGTCCCCGCATCCCGACCTGCTCGCGGTCGCCGCGTGGACCGTCGTCGCGCCGTGGACGAGGCGGCGGGTGACCTTCGACCGGCCGATCTCCCCGGGGCTCGCCGAGGCGCTGCGTACGGGGTGGGGCGTGGACGCCGGGCCGGTCGGGGCGGATCCGCGGACGGGAGGCCGGCTGGCGATCTCCTACAGCGGGGGCGCGGACTCGATGGCGGTGGCCACGATGTTCCCCGACGCGCCGTTCGTGCACTTCCAGCGGGTGAGCCACCCCCGGGTGCCCAACCGGTGGACGCACTACCGCTCGGAGGTGCTGGCGCAGCTCGTCCACAAGACCGGGCGGGAGGCGCACGTCGTCCAGTCGGACCTCGAGTTCGTGCTGAGCCGGCCCCGGCCCGGGTTCCCCGAGCACCAGGCGGTGACGGCGGGCGCGCTGCTGCTGGCCGACGACCTCGACCTCGGCGGTGTCGCCTTCGGCCACGAACTGGGGTCGCGCTGGCTGGGCGGTGAGCGGTACACCCACCGCTACAGCCCGGACAACCCCATGTGGGCGGCCGACGGCCCGTGGGGCCGGCTGTACGCCGCGGCCGGGCTCGCGATGGTCCTCCCGGCCGGCGGCCTCAGCGAGCCCGTGACCATGCGGATGGCGATGGAGTCCGACCTCGCGCATCTGGTCCGCTGGTGCCTGCGCGGCGACCTGGACGGTCCCTGCGCCACGTGCTCCAAGTGCCTGCGCAAGGAGCTGATCCTGGCGGCCGTGGAGCGGCGGCCGCTGAACACGCCGATCACGTCCGCGATGCCCGCCGCGCGCAAGTGGCAGGAGCCGCCGCCGTACGGTGGCCAGGAGACCATCGAATACGGGTGCGCGCACGTCCCGGGCATCGAGGAGACCCCCTTCGCCAGGGCGGCGGAGTTCCTCGGGGCGACCCCGGAGTCCGTACGGTGGCTGGAGCACTGTTATCCGCCCGCGCTCCGGGAGATCCCGGAGCCCTGGCGCGCCCGGGTCGAGGCGTACGTCGGTGAGCACATCGGGCTGATGACGGAGGACGAGGCGCGCCGGGTGGAGACGTGGGGGGAACGATGA
- a CDS encoding YbaK/EbsC family protein, with amino-acid sequence MPLEWVPASDRPDLLAEPVAKAVASLGVKVEVAGIDPALSDTAAFCERYGVAMEDSANCVIVAAKRGGETRYAAVMVLATGRADINGIVRRHLDARKASFAPQAEAVELTGMEYGGITPIGLPEGWPVLVDENVTRRPFVVIGSGVRRSKLALSGEALVAATRGEVLALTV; translated from the coding sequence ATGCCGCTCGAATGGGTTCCCGCGTCCGACCGGCCGGACCTGCTCGCCGAGCCGGTCGCCAAGGCCGTCGCCTCTCTCGGCGTGAAGGTGGAGGTCGCCGGGATCGATCCCGCGCTCTCCGACACCGCCGCCTTCTGCGAGCGGTACGGCGTGGCGATGGAGGACTCGGCCAACTGCGTCATCGTCGCCGCGAAGCGGGGCGGGGAGACGCGGTACGCCGCCGTCATGGTGCTCGCCACCGGGCGGGCCGACATCAACGGGATCGTGCGCCGTCATCTGGACGCGCGGAAGGCGTCGTTCGCCCCGCAGGCGGAGGCCGTCGAGCTGACCGGGATGGAGTACGGCGGCATCACCCCGATCGGGCTGCCCGAGGGCTGGCCGGTGCTCGTTGACGAAAACGTGACCCGGCGGCCGTTCGTCGTGATCGGCAGCGGCGTCCGCCGCTCCAAGCTGGCGCTTTCCGGCGAGGCGCTGGTCGCGGCGACCCGGGGGGAGGTCCTCGCGCTCACCGTTTGA